Genomic segment of Actinomycetes bacterium:
GCCTGGAACGCGTCCATCTGGCCGGTCGGCGCCTGCTCATAGGTCACCCGCCCCACTCTAGGCGCGGTGTGACAGCAAGTCCACGCGGTTGGCTGCAAGGTGTCACATGCTGGCGCGCTCCTCCCGGCCCGGCGGCGAGGCGGGTGGGTTTGTCCGGCGGCTGCGCGGCGAGAGTTCCGGGGTGACGGACACCCAGCAGAAGACCGGATACGTCGAGCAGAGCTACCAGCGCGACACCCGCTACCTCTCCGACCGGATCACCTCCGACGGCCGGGAGGGCTGGCCGGTCGGGCCCGATCGTTATCGCCTGGTCGTCAGCCGGGCCTGCCCCTGGGCCAGCAGGGCGGTGATCGTCCGCCGGCTGCTCGGCCTCGAGGACGCGCTGTCGATGGGCATCTGCGGGCCGACGCACGACGAGCGGAGCTGGACCTTCGACCTCGACCCCGGGGGACGCGACCCGGTCCTGGGCATCGAGCGGTTGCAGGAGGCGTTCGAGCAGCGTCAGCCGGGATACGAACGCGGCATCACCGTCCCGGCGATCGTCGACGTCCCGAGCGGGCAGGTGGTGACCAACGACTTCGCCCAGATCACGCTCGACCTGTCGACCGAGTGGACGGCCTATCACCGCGACGGCGCACCGGAGCTCTATCCGGAGCACCTGCGCGACGAGATGGACACCGTGATGGAGATGGTCTACCGCGAGGTCAACAACGCGGTCTACCAGGCGGGGTTCGCCGGGGAGCAGCGCGAGTACGAGAGGGCGTACGACACTCTCTTCGACCGTATCGACTGGCTCGGCGACCGGCTCTCCCGGCAGCGCTACCTCGTCGGCGACACGATCACCGAGGCAGATGTGCGGCTCTTCACGACGCTGGTCCGCTTCGACGCCGTCTACCACGGCCACTTCAAGTGCAACCGGCACAAGCTGACCGAGATGCCGGTGCTGTGGGCCTACGCGCGCGACCTGTTCCAGACGCCGGGGTTCGGCGACACGGTCGACTTCGACCACATCAAGCGTCACTACTACGTGGTCCACGAGGACATCAACCCGACGCAGGTCGTGCCCAAGGGGCCGGACCTGACCGGCTGGGCCTCCGCGCACGACCGCGAGTCGCTGGGCGGCCGGCCCTTCGGCGGCGGCACCCCTCCCGGCCCGGTCTCCCCCGCCGATCGGGTCCCCGCCGACCACAACCCTTCCCTGGTCTGACCCGCGGGGGACGTACCCTGGCGCGCGTGGCCAGCCCGGACGAGATCGCGCGCGCCAGCGCGGCGGCGATGCTGGCGGGGGACCGCGCCTCGGCAGCCGTCGGCGTCGAGCTGGTGTCGGTGGCGCCCGGCCGGGCCACGATGACCATGACGGTGCGGCCCGACATGGTCAACGGCCACGACATCGCGCACGGCGGCTACGTCTTCCTGCTCGCCGACTCGACGTTCGCCGTCGCCTGCAACAGCTACGGGCAGCGCACCGTGGCGGCCGGCTGCGACATCGCCTTCCTCCGGCCGGTTCGGGTCGGCGAGCGGCTCATCGCCGAGGCCACCGAGCGGCACCGGGGGCTGCGCAGCGGCCTGTACGACGTGGCGGTCCGCCGCGACGACGGCAGCGCGGTCGCCGAGCTGCGCGGCCGCAGCCGCACGGTCGCGGGCACCCTGGTCGACCCGGACGGAGCACCACGATGAGCGAGGCGTTCCTCGTCCATGGCGTCCGCACGCCGATCGGCCGCTACGGCGGAGTGCTCGCGAGCTCTCGCCCCGACGACCTCGCCGCCCACGTCCTGCGCGCCCTTGCGGCCCGGCTCCCGCAGGTCGACTGGGCGGCGGTCGACGACGTGGTGCTGGGCTGCGCCAACCAGGCGGGCGAGGACAACCGCAACGTCGCCCGGATGGCGCTGCTGCTCGCGGGCCTGCCGGAGACGGTGCCCGGCTCGACCGTCAACCGCCTCTGCGGCTCAGGTGCCGACGCGGTCGCGATCGCCGCCCGCGCGGTGCGCGCCGGTGACGCCGATCTGGTCGTCGCGGGCGGGGTCGAGAGCATGAGCCGCGCGCCGTTCGTCATGGCGAAGGCGCAGTCGGCGTACGACCGGACGGTCGCCGTGCACGACACCACCCTCGGCTGGCGATTCGTCAACCCGGCGATGGAGCGTCTCTACGGCACCGACGCGATGGGTGAGACGGCCGAGAACGTCGCCGAGGGGCACGCCATCTCGCGCGCCGACCAGGACGCCTTCGCGCTGCGGTCCCAGGAGCGCACGGCGCGTGCGCACAAGGACGGCCGGCTGGCGCAGGAGATCGTGGCCGTCGAGGTGCCGCAGCGCCGCAGCGACCCGGTCGTGGTCGACACCGACGAGCACCCGCGCTCGACCACCGCCGAAGGGCTCGCCGCTTTGAAGCCGGCCTTCCGCGACGGCGGCTCGGTCACGGCGGGCAACTCGTCCGGGGTCAACGACGGCGCGGCGGCGCTGCTCGTGGCGTCGGAGACGGCGGTCGAGCGGTACGGCCTCGAGCCGCTGTGCCGGATCACCAGCGCGGCCGCGGCGGGCGTGGCGCCGCGGGTGATGGGCATCGGCCCGCTGCCCGCGACGACCAGGCTGCTGGACCGGGCCGGCCTGCGAGCCGCCGACATCGACCTGGTAGAGCTCAACGAGGCGTTCGCCGCCCAGGTGCTCGCGGTGCTGCGCGGGCTCGGCCTGCCCGACGACGCCGAGCACGTCAACCCCAACGGCGGGGCCATCGCGCTCGGCCACCCGCTGGGCATGAGCGGCGCGCGGCTGGCCCTCACCGCGGCGATCGAGCTGGCCGACCGCGACGCCCGGCGGGCCGTCGCCACGATGTGCATCGGGGTCGGCCAGGGCATCGCCCTGCTCCTCGAGCGCTAACCGGGCAGCGGGTCGTCAGACCGAGAAGTCGACGCCTTGGGCGAGGGGCAGCTCGCCGCTGTGGTTGACCGTGTTGGTCACCCGGCGCATGTATGCCTTCCACGAGTCCGAGCCGGACTCCCGGCCGCCACCGGTCTCCTTCTGGCCGCCGAAGGCACCCCCGATCTCCGCGCCCGAGGTGCCGAGATTGACGTTGACGATGCCGCAGTCCGAGCCGTCGGGAGCGAGGAAGCGCTCCGCCTCGGCCTGGTCGGACGTGAAGATGCTGGACGAGAGCCCCTGCGGCACCCCGTTGTGCAGCGCCACCGCCTCGTCGAGGTCGCCGTAGGTCAGCACGTGCAGCACCGGCGCGAACGTCTCACGCCGTGCGACGTCGGTCTGCACCGGCAACCGGGTCACCGCCGGCTCGACGTAGAAGGCAGCCGGCGCCTCGGCGGCCAGGCGGCGGTGCCCGCCGACGAGCACCTCGCCGCCGTCCGCGACGACGGCGTCCAGCGCGTCCTCCATCGCCTCGTAGGCCCTCTCGTGCACGAGCGGGCCGACGAGGGTCGAGCCGTCGAGCGGGTTGCCCACCGGCAGCCGCCGGTAGGCCGAGGTGACGCGGTCCAGAAGCTCGTCGGCGACGCTCTCGTGCACGATCAGCCGCCGCATGCTGGTGCATCGCTGCCCCGCGGTGCCGGCGGCGGCGAAGACGATGCCCCGCGTCGCGAGGTCGAGGTCGGCCGACGGGGTGACCACGGCGGCGTTGTTGCCGCCGAGCTCGAGCAGCGACTGGCCGAGCCGGCCGGCCACCCGGGCGGCGACCTGCCGCCCCATCGCGACAGACCCGGTCGCGCTGACCAGCGGCACCCGAGGGTCGTCGACCAGTCGCCCGCCCACCTCGGCCGCTCCGAGCACCACCTGGTTCAGCCCCTCCGGCGCGCCGAGCTCGGCGGCCGCCCGGTCGAGCAGGGCGCTGCAGGCGAGCGCGGTCAGCGGCGTGAGCTCGGACGGCTTCCACACGACCGGGTCGCCGCACACCAGGGCGACCGCGGCGTTCCACGACCACACCGCCACCGGGAAGTTGAACGCGCTGATCACCGCGACCGGACCGAGCGGGTGCCAGGTCTCGGCCAGCCGGTGCCCCGGCCGCTCCGACGGCATCGTCCTGCCGTAGAGCTGGCGCGACAGGCCGACCGCGAAGTCGCAGATGTCGACCATCTCCTGGACCTCGCCGCGCGCCTCGGACCGGATCTTGCCGACCTCGAGGGTCACCAGGTCGGCCAGCGGGTCGAGGTGCTCCACGAGGAGCGCGCCGAACCGCTTCACCAGGGCACCGCGCAGCGGTGCCGGTGTCGTGCGCCAGGTCACGAACGCTTCTGCGGCGCGCCCGACCGCCCGGTCGACGTCGTCGTCGGTGGCCCAGGACACGGGCAGCAGGTCGGTGCCGAGCACCGGCGTCCGGGACGTCGAGCCACCGGACAGCAGGTCGGTGTCGACCCCGCAGGCGTCGAGGCTGCGCTGTGCGAGGTCGCGCAGCTCGTCGGCGGACGGCAGCGTCACGGCCGGCCCTCCCGCGTTTGCTCGAGCGCCGCGAACGCCGACCCTCTGGCTCCGGCCATGTCGAGGTCGGGGACGGTGGCGAACTCGGCGACCCGGGCCTGCTCGGCGCGCAGCGACGTGTTGTCGCGCACCTTGGCGAGGAACCACTCGCGGAAGTGCGGCGCGGACTCGACGACACCGCCGCCGAGGAAGTAGGCCCGGGGGTCGGTGAAGTTGGCCGCGATGGTGAACAGCCGCCCGATGGCCATCGCCTGCTGCTCGAAGACCCGCAGCGCCATCTCGTCACCCCTCTCCGCCAGTCCGCGCACCTTGCGGGCGGCAGAGACCGGGTCGCCGAGAGCGTGCAGCTCGTGGCGCGGGTAGCGGGTGAGCCAGTAGGGCAGCAGGTTCTTGGTGATCCCGGTCAGCGACGCGACGCTCTCGACGTCGCCGTAGGTCCCGCAGTTGCACAGCGGGGTCGGCTGCCCCTCCGCCAGCAGGCCGTCCAGGCTGATCGGGATGTGACCGAGCTCGCCGGCCATGCCCGCCGCGCCCTGCACGATGACGCCGTGCTCCACGACGCCACCGCCCAGCCCGGTGCCGACGATCGCGGACACCGACGACAGGCCGGGCCGGTCGCCGAAGTGCACGTGGTGGGCGTAGAGCG
This window contains:
- a CDS encoding glutathione S-transferase C-terminal domain-containing protein, translating into MLARSSRPGGEAGGFVRRLRGESSGVTDTQQKTGYVEQSYQRDTRYLSDRITSDGREGWPVGPDRYRLVVSRACPWASRAVIVRRLLGLEDALSMGICGPTHDERSWTFDLDPGGRDPVLGIERLQEAFEQRQPGYERGITVPAIVDVPSGQVVTNDFAQITLDLSTEWTAYHRDGAPELYPEHLRDEMDTVMEMVYREVNNAVYQAGFAGEQREYERAYDTLFDRIDWLGDRLSRQRYLVGDTITEADVRLFTTLVRFDAVYHGHFKCNRHKLTEMPVLWAYARDLFQTPGFGDTVDFDHIKRHYYVVHEDINPTQVVPKGPDLTGWASAHDRESLGGRPFGGGTPPGPVSPADRVPADHNPSLV
- the paaI gene encoding hydroxyphenylacetyl-CoA thioesterase PaaI, which gives rise to MASPDEIARASAAAMLAGDRASAAVGVELVSVAPGRATMTMTVRPDMVNGHDIAHGGYVFLLADSTFAVACNSYGQRTVAAGCDIAFLRPVRVGERLIAEATERHRGLRSGLYDVAVRRDDGSAVAELRGRSRTVAGTLVDPDGAPR
- the pcaF gene encoding 3-oxoadipyl-CoA thiolase, yielding MSEAFLVHGVRTPIGRYGGVLASSRPDDLAAHVLRALAARLPQVDWAAVDDVVLGCANQAGEDNRNVARMALLLAGLPETVPGSTVNRLCGSGADAVAIAARAVRAGDADLVVAGGVESMSRAPFVMAKAQSAYDRTVAVHDTTLGWRFVNPAMERLYGTDAMGETAENVAEGHAISRADQDAFALRSQERTARAHKDGRLAQEIVAVEVPQRRSDPVVVDTDEHPRSTTAEGLAALKPAFRDGGSVTAGNSSGVNDGAAALLVASETAVERYGLEPLCRITSAAAAGVAPRVMGIGPLPATTRLLDRAGLRAADIDLVELNEAFAAQVLAVLRGLGLPDDAEHVNPNGGAIALGHPLGMSGARLALTAAIELADRDARRAVATMCIGVGQGIALLLER
- a CDS encoding aldehyde dehydrogenase family protein, translating into MTLPSADELRDLAQRSLDACGVDTDLLSGGSTSRTPVLGTDLLPVSWATDDDVDRAVGRAAEAFVTWRTTPAPLRGALVKRFGALLVEHLDPLADLVTLEVGKIRSEARGEVQEMVDICDFAVGLSRQLYGRTMPSERPGHRLAETWHPLGPVAVISAFNFPVAVWSWNAAVALVCGDPVVWKPSELTPLTALACSALLDRAAAELGAPEGLNQVVLGAAEVGGRLVDDPRVPLVSATGSVAMGRQVAARVAGRLGQSLLELGGNNAAVVTPSADLDLATRGIVFAAAGTAGQRCTSMRRLIVHESVADELLDRVTSAYRRLPVGNPLDGSTLVGPLVHERAYEAMEDALDAVVADGGEVLVGGHRRLAAEAPAAFYVEPAVTRLPVQTDVARRETFAPVLHVLTYGDLDEAVALHNGVPQGLSSSIFTSDQAEAERFLAPDGSDCGIVNVNLGTSGAEIGGAFGGQKETGGGRESGSDSWKAYMRRVTNTVNHSGELPLAQGVDFSV
- a CDS encoding ROK family protein; protein product: MTEGTAAGDGRPVVVGVDNGGTSNNATVLDLAGTFLVDRLVELPSRVTEGPEVAVPAMVDSVDGVLAVTGFSRADVRAVGLDTPGPASAHGVISSLGSTNFSDLAWRGFDVRAALEDALGLPVVYNNDGNAAALYAHHVHFGDRPGLSSVSAIVGTGLGGGVVEHGVIVQGAAGMAGELGHIPISLDGLLAEGQPTPLCNCGTYGDVESVASLTGITKNLLPYWLTRYPRHELHALGDPVSAARKVRGLAERGDEMALRVFEQQAMAIGRLFTIAANFTDPRAYFLGGGVVESAPHFREWFLAKVRDNTSLRAEQARVAEFATVPDLDMAGARGSAFAALEQTREGRP